In one window of Mercurialis annua linkage group LG4, ddMerAnnu1.2, whole genome shotgun sequence DNA:
- the LOC126678397 gene encoding uncharacterized protein LOC126678397, whose protein sequence is MKAIDDKKDKVVIRAVSHDEEGKKRVEKTELDTHNIDTIKYVEKKLMDKGVHRMDRHPVKGKGVGGIGKPPPKSGHGGKYTWEGPADVVDYELEAAPPALDEKDPNYVDEPEEEKSRLEV, encoded by the coding sequence ATGAAGGCCATAGACGACAAGAAAGACAAGGTGGTGATCAGAGCAGTCTCACACGATGAAGAAGGCAAAAAAAGAGTAGAAAAAACAGAGCTGGACACACACAACATAGACACAATCAAATACGTGGAGAAGAAGTTGATGGATAAAGGAGTCCATCGCATGGATCGCCACCCGGTTAAAGGGAAAGGTGTCGGTGGTATTGGGAAACCGCCGCCGAAGTCCGGTCACGGTGGAAAATATACATGGGAAGGTCCTGCTGATGTGGTAGATTATGAGCTTGAAGCTGCACCGCCTGCTCTTGATGAGAAGGATCCAAATTATGTTGATGAACCGGAGGAAGAGAAGTCTCGTTTAGAGGTTTAG